The following proteins are co-located in the Streptosporangium brasiliense genome:
- a CDS encoding CoA transferase subunit A: MSGKVMSVEEIVGSLRSGMTVGIGGWGSRRKPMALVRALCRSPLEDLTIVSYGGADVGLLCAHGKVRRVIAPFVTLDSIPLEPHFRAARQSGAVEFTEYDEGMFMFGLLAAAHRLPFLPTRAGLGSDVTRVNPGLRTVRSPYPDGEELIAVPALTMDAALVHLNRADHLGNAQYLGPDPYFDDLYAKAAERCYVSCERLVDTADLLKEGPLQSLLISRSMVTGVVETPGGAHFSTCEPDYGRDETFQRAYVAAAADPQAWKAFRERYLSGDETSYQEAVRQAREGA, translated from the coding sequence ATGAGCGGCAAGGTGATGTCGGTCGAGGAGATCGTCGGCTCGCTGCGCAGCGGCATGACGGTCGGGATCGGCGGCTGGGGCTCGCGGCGCAAGCCGATGGCCCTGGTCCGCGCGCTGTGCCGCTCCCCCCTCGAAGACCTGACGATCGTCTCCTACGGCGGCGCCGACGTCGGCCTGCTCTGCGCCCACGGCAAGGTCCGCAGGGTGATCGCGCCCTTCGTCACGCTCGACTCGATCCCCCTCGAACCGCACTTCCGGGCCGCCCGGCAGAGCGGCGCCGTGGAGTTCACCGAGTACGACGAGGGCATGTTCATGTTCGGCCTGCTCGCGGCGGCGCACCGGCTGCCCTTCCTGCCGACCCGGGCCGGGCTCGGCTCGGACGTGACGCGGGTCAACCCCGGCCTGCGGACCGTCCGCTCCCCCTACCCCGACGGCGAGGAGCTGATCGCGGTCCCCGCGCTGACCATGGACGCCGCGCTCGTCCACCTCAACCGGGCCGACCACCTCGGCAACGCCCAGTATCTCGGCCCCGACCCCTACTTCGACGACCTCTACGCCAAGGCCGCCGAGCGCTGCTACGTCTCCTGCGAGCGCCTGGTGGACACCGCCGACCTGCTCAAGGAAGGCCCGCTCCAGTCGCTGCTGATCAGCAGGTCCATGGTGACCGGCGTGGTGGAGACGCCCGGCGGCGCCCACTTCTCCACCTGCGAGCCGGACTACGGCCGCGACGAGACCTTCCAGCGGGCCTACGTGGCCGCCGCCGCCGACCCGCAGGCGTGGAAGGCGTTCCGGGAGCGCTACCTGTCCGGCGACGAGACCTCCTACCAGGAGGCCGTACGGCAGGCACGGGAGGGCGCGTGA
- a CDS encoding enoyl-CoA hydratase family protein has product MGITLHGGGPVAEVVMDVPPVNALTVSGWFELARALREAGRDPVTRAVVLRAEGRGFNAGVDVKEMQATPGHAALVGANRGCAAAFAAVYECEVPVIAAVHGFCLGGGVGLAGNADIVVAAENAYFGLPEVDRGALGAATHLARLVPQHLMRAMVYTCRTVTAAELRAFGSVLEVVPRDKLREAALDIASAIAAKDPYVIRRAKESLNGIDPVDVRRSYRFEQGFTFELNLMGAGDRHRDAFVSGEAGADGAPGEEDR; this is encoded by the coding sequence ATGGGAATCACTCTGCACGGCGGCGGACCGGTCGCCGAGGTGGTCATGGACGTGCCCCCGGTCAACGCGTTGACCGTCTCGGGCTGGTTCGAGCTGGCGCGGGCCCTGCGGGAGGCCGGACGCGACCCCGTCACCCGCGCGGTGGTGCTGCGCGCCGAGGGCCGGGGCTTCAACGCCGGGGTGGACGTCAAGGAGATGCAGGCCACCCCCGGGCACGCCGCCCTGGTCGGGGCCAACCGGGGATGCGCGGCGGCCTTCGCGGCGGTCTACGAGTGCGAGGTCCCGGTGATCGCCGCCGTGCACGGGTTCTGCCTGGGCGGCGGCGTCGGCCTGGCGGGCAACGCCGACATCGTCGTGGCCGCCGAGAACGCCTACTTCGGCCTGCCGGAGGTGGACCGCGGCGCGCTGGGCGCGGCCACCCACCTGGCCCGGCTGGTCCCCCAGCACCTGATGCGCGCCATGGTCTACACCTGCCGCACCGTCACCGCCGCCGAACTGCGCGCCTTCGGCTCGGTGCTGGAGGTCGTCCCCCGCGACAAGCTGCGCGAGGCCGCCCTCGACATCGCCTCCGCGATCGCCGCCAAGGACCCCTACGTCATCCGCCGGGCCAAGGAGTCGCTCAACGGCATCGACCCGGTCGACGTCAGGCGCAGCTACCGGTTCGAGCAGGGCTTCACCTTCGAACTCAACCTGATGGGCGCCGGCGACAGACACCGCGACGCGTTCGTCTCCGGCGAGGCCGGGGCGGACGGGGCGCCGGGCGAGGAGGATCGATGA
- a CDS encoding SDR family oxidoreductase, which yields MRVSYDYAGSVVLVTGGTKGLGAGIAGAFLAAGARVVVCARQEPRALPAGIGFVAADVRDPAEVDRLVGEIEERHGRLDTVVSNAGGSPYAPLAGTSPRLHARIVELNLIAPLLVAQRAHPLLAAVGGSIIMIGSSSGARPSPGTSAYGAAKAGLHHLAACLAAEWAPRVRVNTVVVGLAETESAADHYGGPEGVRRMGAAVPAGRMALPEDVAGACLWLAAPGYVTGAELLLHGGGEIPAWRRIASGHGG from the coding sequence ATGCGGGTCTCCTACGACTACGCCGGATCGGTCGTGCTGGTCACCGGTGGGACCAAGGGACTCGGCGCCGGGATCGCCGGCGCCTTCCTGGCCGCCGGGGCCCGGGTGGTGGTGTGCGCGCGCCAGGAGCCGCGGGCGCTGCCGGCGGGCATCGGGTTCGTCGCGGCCGACGTGCGGGACCCGGCCGAGGTGGACCGGCTGGTCGGGGAGATCGAGGAGCGGCACGGGCGGCTCGACACGGTGGTCAGCAACGCGGGCGGTTCGCCGTACGCGCCGCTGGCCGGGACCTCGCCGCGGCTGCACGCCCGGATCGTCGAGCTCAACCTGATCGCTCCGCTGCTGGTCGCCCAGCGCGCCCACCCGCTCCTGGCCGCGGTGGGCGGCTCGATCATCATGATCGGCAGTTCGAGCGGCGCGCGTCCCTCGCCCGGCACCTCCGCCTACGGCGCGGCCAAGGCGGGCCTGCACCACCTGGCCGCCTGCCTGGCCGCCGAGTGGGCGCCGCGGGTCCGCGTCAACACGGTGGTCGTCGGCCTCGCCGAGACCGAGAGCGCGGCCGATCACTACGGCGGCCCCGAGGGGGTCCGGCGGATGGGCGCCGCCGTCCCCGCGGGCCGGATGGCCCTGCCCGAGGACGTGGCCGGGGCGTGTCTGTGGCTGGCCGCCCCCGGTTATGTGACCGGGGCCGAGCTCCTCCTGCACGGCGGCGGGGAGATCCCCGCCTGGCGGCGGATCGCTTCTGGACACGGCGGGTGA
- a CDS encoding SDR family oxidoreductase, whose translation MSGICDGRVVIVTGAGRGIGREHALEFARQGAKVVVNDLGAGPRGDGRSGVPALEVAAEIRALGGQAMANSDDVADWDGAARLVKTALSAYGRLDVLVNNAGFVRDRMLVSMTEQEWDEVIRVHLKGHFLPLRHAGAHWRERSKAGEPVDARVINTSSGAGLLGSVGQGNYAAAKAGIVALTQVAAAELGRYGVTVNAIAPAARTRMTEEVFATTMARPADGFDAMDPANVAPLVAWLGSARSAHVTGRVFEVEGGVLSLADGWRHGPRADRGARWEPAEIGDAVAGLLAEAAEPEPVYGA comes from the coding sequence ATGAGCGGCATCTGTGACGGGCGTGTGGTGATCGTGACCGGGGCCGGGCGCGGCATCGGGCGGGAACACGCCCTTGAGTTCGCCAGGCAGGGGGCGAAGGTCGTGGTCAACGACCTCGGCGCGGGTCCCCGGGGAGACGGCCGCTCCGGGGTGCCCGCGCTGGAGGTGGCCGCCGAGATCCGCGCGCTGGGGGGCCAGGCGATGGCCAACAGCGACGACGTCGCCGACTGGGACGGCGCGGCGCGGCTGGTCAAGACGGCGCTGAGCGCCTACGGCCGGCTGGACGTGCTGGTGAACAACGCCGGGTTCGTCCGCGACCGGATGCTGGTCTCGATGACCGAGCAGGAGTGGGACGAGGTGATCCGGGTGCACCTCAAGGGCCACTTCCTGCCGCTGCGCCACGCCGGGGCGCACTGGCGGGAGCGGTCGAAGGCGGGGGAGCCGGTGGACGCCCGCGTGATCAACACCTCCTCCGGCGCCGGACTGCTCGGCAGCGTGGGGCAGGGCAACTACGCCGCGGCCAAGGCGGGCATCGTGGCGCTCACCCAGGTGGCCGCCGCCGAGCTCGGCCGCTACGGCGTCACGGTGAACGCGATCGCCCCGGCCGCGCGGACCCGGATGACCGAGGAGGTCTTCGCCACGACGATGGCCAGGCCCGCGGACGGCTTCGACGCGATGGACCCGGCCAACGTGGCGCCGCTGGTGGCATGGCTCGGCTCGGCGAGGTCCGCCCACGTCACGGGGCGGGTCTTCGAGGTCGAGGGCGGCGTCCTCTCCCTCGCCGACGGCTGGCGGCACGGCCCCCGCGCCGACCGGGGCGCCCGCTGGGAGCCCGCCGAGATCGGCGACGCGGTCGCCGGGCTCCTGGCCGAGGCGGCCGAGCCGGAGCCCGTCTACGGGGCGTAG
- a CDS encoding ATP-grasp domain-containing protein: MTFADPDGGDDEKELALAAWAEAGIAGRIVRWDDPEADWAAFDAVVVRSAWDYVDRRAEFLDWARRVESVTRLLNPAAVLERNTDKTYLRDLKAPAIPTYWVGPGEEADFPVLDEYVVKPTVSAGARDTIRTGDRGEAGAHAARLVAEGRTAMIQPYLDMVETEGETSLLYFGGRFSHAIRRNPMLAGNATGPGRGNGHGELRTPGGDQLALAEQVLAEFPDVLYARVDLVRLPDGSPVLIELELTEPYLFLRYAPEAAANLARALGAAL; the protein is encoded by the coding sequence GTGACTTTCGCAGACCCGGACGGGGGCGACGACGAGAAGGAGCTCGCTCTCGCCGCCTGGGCCGAGGCCGGGATCGCCGGGCGGATCGTGCGCTGGGACGACCCCGAGGCCGACTGGGCCGCCTTTGACGCCGTCGTGGTCCGCTCCGCCTGGGACTACGTGGACCGGCGGGCGGAGTTCCTCGACTGGGCCCGCCGCGTCGAGTCCGTCACCCGGCTGCTCAACCCGGCCGCCGTGCTTGAGCGCAACACCGACAAGACCTACCTGCGGGACCTGAAGGCGCCGGCCATCCCCACCTACTGGGTCGGGCCGGGCGAGGAGGCCGACTTCCCGGTCCTCGACGAGTATGTGGTCAAGCCCACGGTGTCGGCCGGGGCCCGCGACACGATCAGGACCGGCGACCGCGGGGAGGCCGGGGCCCACGCCGCCCGGCTGGTCGCCGAGGGGCGGACCGCGATGATCCAGCCCTATCTGGACATGGTCGAGACCGAGGGGGAGACCTCGCTGCTCTACTTCGGCGGCCGGTTCAGCCACGCCATCCGGCGCAACCCGATGCTGGCCGGCAACGCCACCGGGCCGGGGCGCGGGAACGGCCACGGTGAGCTCCGCACTCCCGGGGGCGACCAGCTCGCCCTGGCCGAGCAGGTGCTGGCCGAGTTCCCCGACGTGCTCTACGCCCGGGTGGACCTGGTCCGCCTGCCCGACGGCAGCCCGGTCCTCATCGAGCTGGAGCTCACCGAGCCCTACCTGTTCCTGCGCTACGCGCCCGAGGCCGCGGCCAACCTGGCCCGCGCGCTGGGCGCGGCGCTCTGA
- a CDS encoding MauE/DoxX family redox-associated membrane protein: protein MHGIAALQPYVIGSFLLWAALVKLLSRKMRARAGQSALARLVGSARAVPALRLVGVLELAVAAALLLPPVLPAEGAAGAALSAGFLAYLTYARLAAPAASCGCLGTHSRPADRRAFARAGLLLVMGVAALWARPYPLDPPLAVLGLVEIAVLLGLSAELDRHWLMPLRRLLVRLRRPLAPPAPQEIPLEVTLRLLYLSPAYCSTSARLTSDVQDVWDEDGLRFVVYAAGGRTAVFAVPLSGGDPSAVRAALVDEPALT from the coding sequence ATGCATGGGATCGCCGCGCTGCAGCCGTATGTGATCGGCTCCTTCCTGCTCTGGGCCGCGCTGGTGAAACTGCTCAGCCGGAAGATGCGGGCGCGGGCCGGGCAGAGCGCGCTGGCCCGGCTGGTCGGCTCGGCGCGCGCGGTCCCCGCGCTCCGGCTCGTCGGGGTGCTGGAGCTCGCGGTGGCGGCCGCGCTGCTGCTGCCGCCGGTCCTGCCCGCGGAGGGCGCGGCCGGCGCCGCGCTCTCCGCGGGATTCCTCGCCTATCTCACCTATGCGCGCCTGGCCGCGCCCGCCGCGTCCTGCGGTTGCCTGGGCACGCACTCCCGCCCGGCGGACCGGCGCGCCTTCGCCCGGGCGGGGCTCCTGCTCGTCATGGGCGTCGCGGCGCTCTGGGCGCGGCCGTACCCGCTGGACCCGCCGCTCGCGGTCCTGGGCCTGGTGGAGATCGCCGTCCTGCTGGGGCTCTCGGCGGAGCTGGACCGCCACTGGCTGATGCCCCTGCGCCGGCTGCTCGTACGGCTGCGCAGACCGCTCGCCCCGCCCGCACCGCAGGAGATCCCGCTGGAGGTCACCCTGCGCCTGCTCTACCTCAGCCCCGCCTACTGCTCGACGTCGGCGCGGCTCACCTCCGACGTCCAGGACGTGTGGGACGAGGACGGCCTGCGGTTCGTGGTCTACGCCGCCGGCGGGCGGACGGCGGTCTTCGCCGTCCCGCTCTCCGGCGGCGACCCGTCGGCCGTCCGCGCCGCCCTCGTCGACGAGCCCGCGCTCACCTGA
- a CDS encoding cell wall protein, with amino-acid sequence MTSRRQLLKSALLGGGAGVVAATALGSLGPEAAFGAVAPEIEPGTPDPNFAEGRIRSIKDNTLFVLGSNMVFHRIRVVDGTSLWKLGPVAFDQARPGDGLYARGVRMPDGVLAAEAVWLNIVNIKGHIRNITSEKIHLDHKGQEILCHRVPGRSVAVYSDSPPSADLSLLRVSQHVQVLGAWRPDTNEVDIATVFSPH; translated from the coding sequence ATGACCAGCAGAAGGCAACTGCTCAAGTCCGCCCTGCTCGGCGGCGGAGCCGGCGTCGTCGCCGCGACCGCGCTGGGATCGCTCGGCCCGGAGGCGGCCTTCGGCGCCGTGGCACCCGAGATCGAGCCCGGCACCCCCGACCCCAACTTCGCCGAGGGACGGATCCGTTCCATCAAGGACAACACGCTCTTCGTCCTGGGATCGAACATGGTCTTCCACCGCATCAGGGTCGTCGACGGCACGAGCCTGTGGAAGCTCGGTCCCGTCGCCTTCGACCAGGCCAGACCCGGTGACGGGCTCTACGCCCGGGGCGTCCGGATGCCCGACGGGGTGCTCGCCGCCGAGGCGGTGTGGCTCAACATCGTCAACATCAAGGGCCACATCAGGAACATCACCAGCGAGAAGATCCACCTGGACCACAAGGGGCAGGAGATCCTCTGCCACCGCGTGCCGGGCAGATCGGTCGCCGTCTACTCCGACTCGCCGCCCTCCGCCGACCTGTCGCTGCTGCGGGTGAGCCAGCACGTGCAGGTCCTGGGCGCCTGGCGGCCCGACACCAACGAAGTCGACATCGCCACCGTCTTCTCCCCTCATTAG